Proteins found in one Streptomyces pactum genomic segment:
- the dhaL gene encoding dihydroxyacetone kinase subunit DhaL, giving the protein MEFDGTFTRSWIQRFADSVSATEPELTVLDQRAGDGDFGTNLRTGLALAARELAALPDGPLPAAAPLEATARAFLDGVGGTSGPLFGLLFQELSTAVAAAGPSVRVAALAAGTGAGLAAIQRVGEAVPGDKTLVDALAPAARELQRFSPAGRPDRALAAAARGAWQGVQSTTLLRAHRGRASYLGDRASGVPDPGAVGVALFFTTANAHVVSLTSRLAGPGTASGREEAPL; this is encoded by the coding sequence ATGGAATTCGACGGGACGTTCACCCGCAGCTGGATACAGCGCTTCGCGGACTCTGTTTCCGCCACTGAGCCCGAGCTGACCGTACTGGACCAGCGCGCCGGCGACGGCGACTTCGGCACCAACCTGCGCACCGGGCTCGCCCTGGCCGCGCGCGAGCTCGCCGCCCTGCCGGACGGCCCGCTGCCCGCCGCCGCGCCCCTGGAGGCGACGGCGCGGGCGTTCCTCGACGGCGTGGGCGGCACCAGCGGACCGCTGTTCGGACTGCTCTTCCAGGAGCTGTCCACCGCCGTCGCGGCGGCGGGCCCCTCCGTCCGGGTGGCCGCCCTGGCGGCCGGCACCGGCGCCGGGCTGGCGGCGATCCAGCGGGTCGGTGAGGCGGTCCCGGGCGACAAGACCCTGGTCGACGCCCTGGCGCCGGCCGCCCGGGAGTTGCAGCGCTTCTCCCCTGCAGGACGCCCGGACCGGGCGCTGGCCGCCGCGGCGCGGGGCGCCTGGCAGGGGGTGCAGAGCACCACCCTGCTGCGCGCGCACCGGGGCCGGGCCAGCTACCTGGGCGACCGGGCCTCAGGGGTGCCCGATCCGGGGGCGGTGGGGGTGGCGCTGTTCTTCACCACGGCCAACGCTCACGTGGTCTCGCTCACCTCCCGGCTGGCCGGCCCGGGCACCGCGTCGGGCCGGGAGGAGGCGCCGTTGTGA
- a CDS encoding DUF1876 domain-containing protein, with protein sequence MMQTAVGWHVELEFEEDSHRTRAAALVRLADGSEVRAHGYASRHPVDSNQPRVGEEIAGARALNELAMKLLTKAHDEIDEASGRPSHPLMP encoded by the coding sequence ATGATGCAGACCGCTGTCGGATGGCATGTCGAGCTGGAATTCGAGGAGGACTCCCACCGCACGCGCGCGGCGGCCCTCGTCCGGCTCGCGGACGGGTCCGAGGTACGGGCCCACGGATACGCCAGCCGCCACCCCGTGGACTCCAACCAGCCCAGGGTGGGCGAGGAGATCGCGGGAGCCAGAGCGCTCAACGAGCTGGCGATGAAGCTGCTGACCAAGGCACACGACGAGATCGACGAGGCGTCCGGGCGCCCCTCGCACCCGCTGATGCCCTGA
- a CDS encoding HAD family hydrolase encodes MTHHRILDWTPEAIVFDCDGTLVDTERHWEQAREMVLADHGVTPDASFAQGAKGLHYTECGALMARVAGRPELTEVMTRQLLEAFRDLVAQEPAPTPGAVALVSAVSRFAPLAVASNCPADVVEFCLESVGVRRHFRHVVVPGEGIAPKPRPDVYAVAARRLGADPARALAVEDTGCGLRAAGRAGLRTIGVGRRPSMEDLTLADLWVGALDDPRLVAWARSRGTPRGATAGAGRPGRNGEAPAVPAPGGPSPDRGAGAGHNGASSRPDAVPGPASREVSETT; translated from the coding sequence ATGACACATCACCGTATTCTCGACTGGACCCCCGAAGCCATCGTCTTCGACTGCGACGGGACCCTGGTGGACACCGAGCGTCACTGGGAACAGGCGCGGGAGATGGTCCTGGCGGACCATGGCGTGACCCCCGACGCCTCCTTCGCCCAAGGCGCCAAGGGCCTGCACTACACCGAATGCGGGGCGCTGATGGCGCGCGTGGCGGGCCGCCCCGAACTCACCGAGGTGATGACGCGGCAGCTGCTGGAAGCTTTCCGCGACCTGGTGGCGCAGGAGCCGGCCCCGACCCCCGGGGCCGTCGCGCTGGTGAGCGCGGTGAGCCGGTTCGCCCCGCTGGCCGTGGCCAGCAACTGCCCGGCCGACGTGGTGGAGTTCTGCCTGGAGTCGGTCGGTGTCCGGCGGCACTTCCGCCATGTGGTGGTGCCCGGGGAGGGGATCGCCCCCAAGCCCCGGCCGGACGTCTACGCGGTGGCCGCCCGCCGCCTGGGCGCCGACCCGGCCCGCGCGCTGGCGGTGGAGGACACCGGCTGCGGTCTGCGGGCCGCCGGCCGGGCCGGTCTGCGGACCATCGGGGTCGGCCGGCGACCGAGCATGGAGGACCTCACCCTGGCCGACCTGTGGGTGGGGGCGCTGGACGACCCCAGGCTGGTGGCCTGGGCCCGCAGCCGCGGGACGCCCCGGGGCGCGACGGCCGGCGCCGGCCGGCCGGGCCGGAACGGCGAGGCGCCCGCGGTGCCCGCCCCCGGCGGCCCGTCACCCGACCGGGGAGCGGGGGCCGGTCACAACGGCGCCTCCTCCCGGCCCGACGCGGTGCCCGGGCCGGCCAGCCGGGAGGTGAGCGAGACCACGTGA
- a CDS encoding calcium-binding protein translates to MNRHGVTARAVAVTLLATGLAAAPAVAAPAADGAKARVGADWATRSIVFTAAAGQANDLHVIPMEVGDEVRRIGFRDAVPLDPGDHCAYLEPGDETFVVCELPTGGHRPDRIDIFLGDRDDEIVTSDPGVATVRGGTGDDTLHAHTAHTVRGDAGDDMVMGRAVLDGGDGADHLMGDDSGQRIWGGRGDDMIEAYEGADLVHGGPGDDHAMGGDGNDTVLGGPGDDALYGEGGDDLIGGGPGKDTVEGGPGRDIVLR, encoded by the coding sequence ATGAACCGACACGGAGTCACCGCCCGCGCGGTCGCCGTGACCCTGCTCGCCACCGGTCTCGCCGCCGCCCCGGCGGTCGCCGCCCCCGCGGCCGACGGGGCCAAGGCCCGCGTCGGCGCCGACTGGGCGACTCGGTCGATCGTCTTCACCGCCGCCGCGGGCCAGGCCAACGACCTCCATGTGATCCCCATGGAGGTCGGCGACGAGGTCCGGCGGATCGGCTTCCGCGACGCGGTCCCGCTCGACCCCGGTGACCACTGCGCCTACCTCGAACCCGGGGACGAGACCTTCGTCGTCTGTGAACTGCCCACCGGCGGCCACCGGCCGGACCGGATCGACATCTTCCTCGGCGACCGCGACGACGAGATCGTCACCAGCGACCCCGGGGTCGCCACCGTCCGCGGCGGCACCGGCGACGACACACTGCACGCCCACACCGCGCACACCGTGCGGGGCGACGCGGGGGACGACATGGTCATGGGGCGGGCGGTCCTGGACGGCGGCGACGGCGCCGACCACCTGATGGGCGACGACAGCGGGCAGCGGATCTGGGGCGGCCGGGGCGACGACATGATCGAGGCGTACGAGGGCGCGGACCTCGTCCACGGCGGCCCGGGCGACGACCACGCCATGGGCGGGGACGGGAACGACACCGTCCTGGGCGGTCCCGGCGACGACGCACTGTACGGCGAGGGCGGCGACGACCTGATCGGCGGCGGGCCGGGGAAGGACACCGTCGAAGGAGGCCCGGGCCGCGACATCGTCCTCCGGTAG
- a CDS encoding DHA2 family efflux MFS transporter permease subunit, with protein sequence MALATVVILGSIMSVLDVTVVNVAMHPLAEHFDTSLATIQWVASGYSLSLAAVIPVTAWAIGRFGTKPVYMTALVLFVAGSLLAGLAWSPGTLVAFRVIQGLGGGMIMPTGMTIMMRAATPETTGRMMSILGIPILIGPLAGPILGGWLIDAFSWRWMFTINVPVGALALVLAARILPSVPGSPGRRLDLPGLLMLSPGLAGFIYGLSTGAERRDFGSWDVLLPAVAGLALVTGFLVRARRSPAGLIDLRLYRNRSFATGAATLSLFVVGYFGSMLMLPMYFQVVRGESITASGLLGSPLALSAGITMQFSGRLSDRVSPRKLVASGVALAALGMALLTVQLSDDLAYWRLGLSLAVLGTGVGLTIMPTMAAATRGLSSEEAPSASTALQINSQTAASIGMAFFSVMLSTGAGGDSTVPHHAEPFADTYAWAVVFMLAALLPALRLPLRAPSAARPVDAGTAEQRTPVHG encoded by the coding sequence ATGGCGCTCGCCACCGTCGTCATCCTCGGCTCCATCATGTCGGTGCTCGACGTGACCGTGGTGAACGTGGCCATGCACCCGCTGGCGGAGCACTTCGACACCTCCCTCGCCACGATCCAGTGGGTGGCGTCCGGGTACTCGCTGTCCCTCGCCGCGGTGATCCCGGTGACGGCGTGGGCGATCGGCCGCTTCGGCACCAAGCCGGTGTACATGACCGCACTCGTGCTCTTCGTCGCCGGCTCGCTGCTGGCCGGTCTCGCCTGGTCCCCGGGGACGCTGGTGGCCTTCCGGGTGATCCAGGGGCTGGGCGGCGGCATGATCATGCCCACCGGCATGACGATCATGATGCGGGCGGCGACCCCGGAGACCACCGGCCGCATGATGAGCATCCTGGGCATACCGATCCTCATCGGGCCGCTCGCCGGGCCGATCCTGGGCGGCTGGCTCATCGACGCCTTCTCGTGGCGCTGGATGTTCACCATCAACGTGCCCGTCGGCGCGCTCGCCCTCGTCCTGGCCGCCCGCATCCTCCCGTCCGTCCCCGGGTCCCCCGGCCGCCGGCTGGACCTGCCCGGGCTGCTGATGCTCTCGCCCGGACTGGCCGGCTTCATCTACGGGCTGTCCACCGGTGCCGAGCGCCGGGACTTCGGATCGTGGGACGTGCTGCTGCCGGCCGTCGCGGGGCTGGCCCTGGTGACGGGCTTCCTGGTCCGTGCCCGGAGGTCCCCCGCCGGCCTGATCGACCTCCGCCTGTACCGCAACCGGTCGTTCGCCACCGGTGCGGCGACGCTCTCCCTGTTCGTCGTCGGCTACTTCGGCAGCATGCTGATGCTGCCGATGTACTTCCAGGTGGTGCGTGGGGAGTCGATCACCGCCTCGGGGCTGCTGGGGTCGCCGCTGGCACTGTCGGCGGGCATCACCATGCAGTTCTCCGGACGACTGTCGGACCGGGTCTCGCCCCGCAAACTGGTGGCCTCCGGAGTGGCCCTGGCCGCGCTCGGCATGGCGCTGCTGACGGTGCAGCTCTCGGACGACCTCGCGTACTGGCGGCTCGGCCTCAGCCTGGCGGTGCTGGGCACCGGGGTCGGCCTGACCATCATGCCGACGATGGCCGCCGCCACCCGGGGGCTGTCCTCCGAGGAGGCACCCTCCGCGTCGACGGCCCTGCAGATCAACAGCCAGACGGCGGCGTCGATCGGCATGGCGTTCTTCTCCGTGATGCTCTCCACCGGCGCCGGCGGCGACTCCACCGTCCCGCACCACGCGGAGCCGTTCGCGGACACCTACGCGTGGGCCGTGGTGTTCATGCTCGCCGCCCTCCTCCCCGCGCTCCGGCTGCCGCTGCGCGCCCCGTCGGCGGCGCGGCCGGTGGACGCCGGCACCGCCGAGCAGCGCACCCCGGTGCACGGCTGA
- a CDS encoding ScbA/BarX family gamma-butyrolactone biosynthesis protein, whose product MSDVLEARPADDARSGSLSWSRTVDRELVHRSSVAEVLLTDVRPRAPGEFLAAACWGRSHPTFPRGRDDRHSPWMVAETTRQLGIYVPLRHYAVPGTARFLVTDLCFTLDPAAEPRPGHGASEITCRVWVHDVRTARETGLVTGLRMRVSYQAGGTVFATAAGGARFLDAAAYAALRAGARPAAPSGAAARPEPAVLGLWSPADVVLSLAGDGPLLDPADHRHPFLFDHETDHVPGMALLEAARQAAALDSAGTFLRPTFCHMKALRFTEHCPRARVECSRYGRTAVFRFRQNGAVTAAGVLRYG is encoded by the coding sequence ATGAGTGATGTGCTGGAGGCGCGGCCGGCGGACGATGCGCGGTCCGGTTCGCTGAGCTGGTCCCGTACCGTCGACCGGGAACTCGTCCACCGCTCCTCCGTCGCCGAGGTGCTGCTGACCGATGTCCGTCCCCGGGCCCCGGGGGAATTCCTCGCCGCGGCCTGCTGGGGGCGGTCGCACCCCACCTTCCCACGCGGGCGGGACGACCGGCACAGCCCCTGGATGGTCGCCGAGACCACGCGTCAGCTGGGGATCTACGTCCCGCTCCGGCACTACGCGGTGCCCGGCACCGCGCGGTTCCTCGTCACCGATCTGTGCTTCACGCTCGATCCGGCCGCCGAGCCGCGGCCGGGGCACGGTGCCAGCGAGATCACCTGCCGGGTGTGGGTCCACGACGTCCGCACCGCCCGGGAGACCGGCCTGGTCACGGGGCTGCGGATGCGGGTGAGTTACCAGGCGGGTGGCACCGTCTTCGCCACCGCCGCGGGCGGGGCCCGGTTCCTGGACGCGGCCGCCTACGCGGCGCTGCGGGCCGGCGCCCGGCCGGCCGCGCCCTCCGGGGCCGCCGCCCGTCCCGAGCCGGCGGTGCTGGGGCTGTGGTCGCCCGCCGACGTGGTGCTGAGCCTGGCGGGCGACGGTCCGCTGCTGGACCCCGCCGACCATAGGCACCCGTTCCTCTTCGACCACGAGACCGACCATGTGCCGGGCATGGCCCTGCTGGAGGCGGCGCGTCAGGCGGCGGCCCTGGACAGCGCCGGGACGTTTCTCCGCCCCACTTTTTGCCATATGAAAGCACTGCGTTTTACGGAGCATTGTCCGCGGGCCCGTGTCGAATGCTCGCGGTACGGCCGGACGGCGGTGTTCAGATTCCGTCAGAACGGCGCGGTCACTGCGGCCGGAGTGCTTCGTTACGGCTGA
- a CDS encoding nuclear transport factor 2 family protein, which translates to MTQYAAAVARYFEAWNATDPEVLAKAVADAWTEDGTYTDPFTDVRGHEQIASAIAGTHAQFPGYEFRQTGTTDGHHAVARFGWELVSTTDGSAPVAGSDVIVLAEDGRIRSVLGFLDRVPPTA; encoded by the coding sequence ATGACGCAGTACGCCGCCGCCGTCGCCCGCTACTTCGAGGCGTGGAACGCCACCGACCCGGAGGTCCTGGCCAAGGCCGTGGCCGACGCCTGGACCGAGGACGGCACCTACACCGACCCGTTCACCGATGTGCGTGGCCACGAGCAGATCGCCTCGGCCATCGCGGGGACCCACGCCCAGTTCCCCGGCTACGAGTTCCGGCAGACCGGCACCACCGACGGCCACCACGCCGTGGCGCGCTTCGGCTGGGAGCTGGTGTCCACCACGGATGGATCGGCGCCGGTCGCCGGCTCGGATGTGATCGTGCTCGCCGAGGACGGCCGGATCCGCTCGGTGCTCGGCTTCCTGGACCGGGTGCCGCCCACGGCCTGA
- a CDS encoding ScbR family autoregulator-binding transcription factor — protein sequence MQERAETTRKAVLEAAAHLFFERGYVATSISDITALSGRTSGAIYFHYGNKEQLALAVVQAHFATWPEVIGRYTTAPGPALERLVRLSFAVAREFRDNIVVRAGARLWSERRAIAVAMPPPFVDWIDTVERILVQAGEEGELAVHADPRRDAHSVVAAFFGLHTVSDALDSRLLIEERLADLWRLLLPGLQACPAAEHLLRRARGPVPVRATGAGAVPAPAADAAPEPGPVPGAGPLPQGRPLPDAAPVPGAAPA from the coding sequence GTGCAGGAGCGGGCAGAGACCACCCGGAAAGCGGTACTGGAAGCGGCAGCTCATCTGTTCTTCGAACGCGGGTACGTGGCGACCAGCATCAGTGACATCACCGCATTGTCGGGACGGACCAGCGGGGCCATCTATTTCCATTACGGCAACAAGGAACAGCTCGCCCTGGCCGTCGTCCAGGCGCATTTCGCCACCTGGCCGGAGGTGATCGGGCGGTACACGACCGCGCCGGGACCGGCGCTGGAGCGGCTGGTGCGGCTGAGCTTCGCGGTGGCCCGGGAGTTCCGCGACAACATCGTGGTACGGGCCGGGGCCAGGCTGTGGAGCGAGCGCCGGGCCATCGCGGTGGCCATGCCGCCGCCGTTCGTGGACTGGATCGACACGGTGGAGCGCATCCTGGTCCAGGCCGGGGAGGAGGGCGAGCTGGCCGTCCACGCCGATCCCCGGCGGGACGCGCACAGCGTGGTGGCGGCCTTCTTCGGTCTGCACACCGTCTCCGACGCCCTGGACAGCAGGCTCCTCATCGAGGAGCGCCTGGCCGACCTGTGGCGCCTGCTGCTGCCGGGACTCCAGGCGTGCCCGGCGGCGGAGCACCTGCTGCGGCGCGCCCGGGGGCCCGTCCCGGTGCGCGCCACCGGTGCCGGCGCGGTGCCGGCGCCCGCGGCGGACGCCGCGCCGGAGCCCGGCCCGGTGCCGGGAGCCGGTCCCCTGCCGCAGGGCCGCCCGCTGCCGGACGCCGCTCCGGTCCCCGGGGCGGCGCCGGCCTGA